The window aagagttttaagaaaggtgcaaggaacaccgaaaggctcaacattctgcaaattgggctttttgttgtgcaacagttcataactagttttcttaaaccgtttaactgtcaaaacccgattcagaatgtgacaagctgtattcactgcctctccccagaaagtaataggaagccctgaatcagcaagcatcgtcctggctgtctcaatcaatgtcctgttcttcctttcagccacgccattctgttgtggctcatatggtgcactgtactgatgttgaattcctttggtcaagcaaaatacagtaatagtattattcttgaactcagtaccattgtcactcctaatACTCtaaactttgactccatggacattttcaacttgcttgataaaatccataaatcgttctgcAGTCttatccttggtcttcagaaagaatacccatgagtaccccgagtaatcatcagtgatcaccaaacagtaagacatccctccaatgtttcttttgttcacaagaccaaagagatccatatgaagtatttcgaatggtttggaaatagagttgagtactttggatttatgcggattcttatgttgctttcctctcaaacacggtacacacttatcctccatcccaaacttcttaactggcacaccatcaactaacccaagactaataagttcattcatctttcgaaagttgatatgtcccattctacggtgccataggagagatttagactcatttgccttgctcaacaaacaaaggggctcctttggattatcaacacctaaaagtaagccatagatgtctctcttcctaggagctttgagcattatcCATTTTTTTGGAATAACGAaccccggcttcaagatgtatgcctccttttctgtgaaatgaacattgttgcctttattacagatctgtgagacactcattagattgtgagtaagttgttccacatagttaactctttctagagttagttgtccattgacgacatctccttgaccggtgatattgccgcccttggatccagcaaaactaacatacgacccatttataccagtataattggacaagagcttcttgtcccctatcatgtgcctggagcatccactgtcaaggtaccacaaatgaattggtttcctaggaactccctgcacataaaatgagaaaaattagttttcattggggacccaaaccttcataggtttgggtcgtcccttctcatccttgagaatcagttcagtccaatatccattgctagaagccgtgggtgtgacttgattctcaacttgtcttctcactagagaagacttctgacctctcgtcaaagaaggtcttggggaatgagggccaaaagaaggtctaacacttgagtgaattcggtcataaaatgaattatgacttggaggtgtttgtgaccgactcgaactcccactgggggtagtgaatctttgttccttaggggatgaaccttttggcggagattcacgtcgatgaggtatagtaaacggttttgtagaggattgaactttagtctcatgaacctgtttatcattacccaaccccctatttccttccgaggtggaaacctttgaaggagaacccgatctccgaggtcgattaggacatataCTGTAAagatgacctttttcatgacaagcaaagcaagagaggaccttagtctttttctttgtatctaccttattattggtacttacagattcactagtgtccactgacttacttgtttttctagaatcctcatggtctcgtttggtcggtgatatcctagacttacttggggacttctttcgtgCAAGCATTAAAATATGCTCcaaaaccttagttgcttcgacattaacaactaattcatcttcagattggctatccctagactgcttaggtaaaggagtttgacgcaactgacttcatcgcttcatatccttaatgtcaacatcccagactttatcaatcctcttagggtcaatagatgctaatggaaattctaactcagtgtagaccctactactctttcgaagtgtaaagtgagtaatactgtctttctgaccataagaagtggacgaatctaggacgacacctttcaatttctcttccttgttaggttgagaagaaactcctttagactctgttgTTTCCTTAGTCAAATATGGCTTAGGAGTTGAGTCTTTTGATTTACcatcatcaacactaggttgaagtaggacttcaagAATATTGGGTTCaacaggagtatagttattgttgaaaggaggaggcatgctattgtaaaaaaccttagcagtgtcagaagtcttagatggagaatcctcaaactttttcatatgcattaaaagctcatcatgtctagcagaatcaaccttagcttgtaattccactatttctatcctagcatcagcaagttctttctcaattgtagcacactttttagctaacaatgcataagcttcaccacctactctttctacagccacaacatgtttaactttgtctttcatagcactaatgtcagactctaaagatctaATCCTAtcttttaagaatttttctctatcagtgacagttagatcttttttaatcaacttatctctttcctcATGAGCAGCATTGACAACAGATTCTAATTGTTTAAGCTGTtcattcttttatttaatttcatcaaacattcgattaacaattttgcaaacatgaacaatagtatgtagagagtaagatacctgttgatctgcttctttgtagtctgccatgtaagcgacaaagtcatccacactcatgcctgctggaatttcagactccttcatctgctcttcaattgtcttttcaacattttctgtagcagaatcgtctttgttctcagcagctttCACCTCTCCAAAATCTTTCAtatcatcaacctcaacctcttcatcagactcagaatcagtatcatatacctgagcagaagattccatgttcgagctttgaacattttcatacaaatgctcatcattgtggtaaactgtggtgtctaagaaatcctcaacagaatctactatctgagccatatcatcaactatttcggccaaataagcattattagtctcatcctgtggaagattccaaacataagaaccatcaggttgagcagctacgatagccttatcattgccatttccagtagtatcatcagtcaacaagagagctctacttgcattcggattaaaaggacgattaccacctctatctggacgtgtaggggtaatattgacatctctctttggtcgttgacattctttggcaaaatgtccaaagccatcgcagttgtaacacttaacctttgacttgtcgaaaccctgagtacccccaataagctttctacctgttcgttgcataaacctttgcactctcctggtgatcattgCCAAATTCCATtttagatccatttcttcaacatcatctggatctatttggtcataatcttcatcaatgagtgctggatctgtgATCCGTCCtacaacaaaagcttcatgtgcagcacacattgcggcaaatacattcatccttccctcagcagatttcatatccatgggcatagacttgtaaccagcagaagtagatgagatgttaccaaacgtcatatttcctggctttgcaCTCTCATTAGACTTTCAagccttgtaaccagcatcagaagccatgaaaccagcagaatcatctccatccataacacaattagaactctctttcgtgccagaagtaccaaccccagaaaagaatgcattaacatcagctgttggatttttcatagtggcatgataaagagatggatcttgtgtgaagttgtcttggagatcctttgccttatccttcatttctgtgtttcttaatgtggatataacaccatctatacgaagagatgcataatcagctctttcttgcaatccatgacgaaactctttataagctttcagCAAAcaatccaagaatttatccactatctcaataggagtgtacttaagatcaaaataggctaactcagcaagaagatgttgaaatctcaagataagatcctcaactagttcgttcttggtagcattaaagcaatcaaattgtttcttaagcatcttaattctattttgcttcaataatggatcaccttcacagtgagcttcaatagcatcaaacaattgctttgaagtcttgtactcctgtttaggaaacaggtgcactaattcttaaggaatgcacatccgaagagtagaaagagccttaacttcaacagcatacaaagatttttcttctccttttaactctcctaccttgtaattagttgtaacaccgtttacagtaagagttggccattcatatcctttggtgatcattatccacatgttcaaatcttctcgttgaataaaATCTTCAAATCGGCCTCTCCACACCCAGAAGttagccaatgaaactaacttcggtggagaattagtacgtccaacgagatgatcatgatagacaagagaattcaggtattgtgcaacagcagtgttggttaacgaggaagccattgtttaaattcgtttgctgcaacttaacgaaaatagaatTAAGttcatttgaaggaaagaaacgaagataggtctaaattcgtaaggtgagaatgaacgaagataactttaaattcgttcgaaggaacttaacgaaaataaagctaaatacaTTTAAAGAGattgaaacgaagatgaggttaagttcgtttgctaaattcgtttgagaaaacgaacttagcgacagttagggtatcgggaggttgttttgagagaaaataatcaaacaaacgatctcgaaccttcgataagatatcgattaGCTCTGATAAGATatcgtctattattatgtcgtgagtgcggaatcctcacgagataactagtttgattagttaacgtgtatatcgctaattatcaagtaaataatcagccgtatgatgctatattcgtttctataagctatagaacgaacttagtggtctggtgtacgtgtatgtcgaatgtaaTCAtccattttagggtattcattggtatatatatgtttcagatcgaactgggcttgctgggctttgttcttacgaacttggctgcccagcccatgtaacgaagttaatcttcgtttgtaccaaacgaagtttatcttcgtttgcctctaacgaagatattccttatcttcgttagatgtaatacttggttatattcctaagtatttcatcttaggGAATCTTAacagatattatgtttgtatttgtataacacacaacaaacatcatacataacatatatataacaccaaaacatgtaatcgatcattaccaaaacataaaatccataatctatcaattacatatatatagatacgacataaaataacataatgtcttaatgtaaaagacagatcaaatctaagttgctgttgtcacatcaacgtgcatcaacataatgttttgagttcttgtgcTTTAATCTActattttgttgataatgtatgaatgatttagaggtatctaagtttaggagtaCATCATTCTAGTTAATTGGGTACAATTAATTGGTGTTGACTTGTGGTAACAAGACAATAAacaacaatagataatagaattcaaagtgttaacggtttggtaaaatcgatagACAAGGTTGTTTACAATAACATTACTAATTCGTCaatttagtaggtcttgatagTGAAGGTAGTCACCGAAACTTAGGGGtcgaaagattggttaatgggtcgaatagggtaataagctaggtgcgcaactagtgagttctttgttctacctcgttataaaatcaacaagttgaattggttttaatatagatgcaacctaaataatgtgtgtcatggagtcgaagtggatgatcttttaattgtATTTGACATACGaaaattctcttttcgataaattcttcggaatttctaactctttcaatcaactaactttttaatataaaaaccaagataACGTGGtgtctttcaatcaactaactctttttagctacttaaaactcgctagctctttgtagtctctgtggaacgaacctggacttacttttgtctatattgcatacggacgggtccactgcccgattgtgtgtggtatttgaTTCGGAGTATTTCTAGTATTTCAATTTAACtcgattttcacacatcaagtttttggcgccgttaGCGGGGACCAATTTAAGAGCTTTAGTTTAAGATttcgtagttgatcctttcttgtactcACGTGCAAGAGAGTTACTTGTTTTCTTAGGTTAATTTTCGACTTTTAGTCTtaatttttctgttttgttttgtttgtgtaaCCTGGTGCGTTTGacgtttttctttgtttgttgaTGCAGAAATGTCTAGACTCGCTGAACTGGCCCTTGTCAGTGAGCAGAGCAAAACAACTGAAGTGACCAAAATTTCCGAGGAAAAAGAAGATTCTGAAATGAAGTTAAATTCTGAGCTGTAGTCCACTTCTGAGTTGGTGCAGAATTCTGAGGCCTTGATGCCATCTGAGCAAGTCATGTTAATTCTGCCAGCGATAGCCCATTTCAGACAAGTGTTCACTGAACAAGCTCAGTCTCCAGTTGTAATACTTCTCTAGTGGCAAGAAGGTCCAAATACCACCCTCAGAAATCCATCAGAGGAAGTCTCCACTGAAGTGCTCCAATCCACTAAAGCTCTCAATGACCAGTTCAAGTCTCCAGATGGATATCCAGATATACGTCTCCAGTGGAAGTCCAGATTTTAGATTTTTCAGTTACCTTAACAAAGTGTTCTGACTGTGCTTGTGGGGTCTAATAAAGGAAGGATGACAGCTGTCCAAAGAAGATGACAACAAAGGAATGAGTGCCCATGTTATttctaacggtttgtgggcccTCTTGTAAAAGGAATCATCCTAGAAGCTTTATCTGTCCATTTCCCATTGgctaataaattagtggttgtcctttgcacatgacaacttttagattatttttatatttcaataactcctaggaaatagtttatgtggctataaataggggttgtaTTCCTCTTTGTAAAGGTAGATTAtgttgagttgaatgaaattaatagagcaacctctatttcttaaaaatcttcatttacctttatacatctttgatcttggtggtttgaagtgatccctttatctataattgtggtggttcgtcctttgtcaattatagtggtgagatccaaaatcttcgattcctttatctgtgtttgtggtgggtagacctttatcaaacatagtggtgggttggagtgtttcctttatccttggttccggtggcttggcctttacgaatcttggtggtggattcttctatctatcattttaattatcgtcttgttttgttgtttatttcataaaatccagaaaataccaaaaatatctaatttcattttgtttaatttccgcTATGTTTGAGTTATtgcgtgttttacgcatcagatatggtatcagagacaggttagaaaaaaggtttcttaatctttttgtcCGTGGGTTTTGTTGTTTGGTTGTCTATTGTTTAAATCTGTTATTGTTGAGTTTGATTGTTAAGTATTAATGGCttatagaagaaatatgacattagaagaagctcataatgcTAGGAGAGATAGGCAGATTGAAGATCTACAAGAAACACTTGGTAGGGTTGTTAATTCGttagaagatggtggtttaagGTTCAATAGGGAACATGTTGTAGGTGAAAGGGATGATGAATCTCCAGATCCTAGTGATAGTTGTGATAGTATTCATAGATCCTctagtgattctgatgatggGTCTAATCAGTGTAGAAGAAGGCATAGGAGACATAAGGATGATACTAAAGATATTAAAATAGATCCACCAGATTTTATTGGTTCTTCAAATCCTGAAGATTATTTTGAATGGGTTCAGGTGATGGATAGAATAATGGAGATAAAAGAGtatgatgataagaaaagttttaaggttgccattattaggttgaaaaagtATGCTTCATCCTGGTATGATCATatgaaagatgaaagaaattatAAAGGAAAAAGCATAATCAAGACCTGGTCCAAGCTGAAAGAAGTTATGCAGAAGAGATTTGTTCCTCAGTTGTACAAGGAAGATCAGTATCTTCTGATGAATAATCTGAAGCAAGGTACAAAAGAGGTTGTGGAATGTATTAGAGAATTCCAGCAATTGAAGACTCGAACTGgtgtgaaagaaactgaagagcATACTATCGCCAAATTCATTGGTGGGTTGAATGCTACCATTTCAGAAAAGATAGAGTTGCAGCCCATCTGGACGCACGAAGGAGCTTGCAAATTGGCTCTCCAGATTGAGAAGCAACTGAAGAAGAAAATCCAGTACAAACCTTTCACTAAGGTTTCGTCCAGTTCCAATCAACCAGTTCTGAAGCCCAGTACAACTGGTCAACAGTCCTTCAGAGGCAAAGAGAAAGAAACTGGAGGATCAAAAGAGCCAGTTGGAAGAAAATGCTTTAAGTGTCATGGATTTGGTCACTTCTAGGCACAGTGCCTTAACCAGAGAGCACTCACCGTTAAGGAGATTGAAAGCTTACCAGATGTTGACACTGAAGAAGGTGAACCAGTgtataatgatgatgaaaatgaagaaACATATGTGGGTGCAGATATTGGAGAAATGTTGGTCGTGAGAAGAGTGATGCATGTGAATGAAGTTATAACTGATGTCGCCCAGAGAGAGAATATTTTCCATTCCAGATGTACTGTTAAAGGCAAGGTGTGTGATCTGATCATCGATGGTGGGAGTTGTGCTAATGCTGCTTCTACTTATATGGTAGAGAAACTGGAGTTGCCAACTGTAAAGCATCCTCGTCCATACAAGTTGCAATGGCTAAGTGAAGGATCTGAGGTAAAAGTAAATCGACAAGTTACTATTCCTTTCTCCATTGGATCTGTTTATGAAGATAAAATTGTCTGTGATGTTTTCcctatggatgcttgtcatattttactaGGTAGACCTtgattatttgataattatgtatttcataatggtcgtgcaaattcttattcattatttgtaagtGGGAAGAAGGTCACTTTGACCTCTCTAAAACTCAATGAGTTATTGAAGATTAATGGGAATCAACCCAGCAAGTCTTTATTTATGTCTCAAACTAAAGTTAAAGAAGAGTTAACTAAAGCCTCTCCAGTTATGATGTTACTGGTGCTAGAGCGTACTGGAGAAAAGGAGCTCACTGGAGTCCCCCAGTCTCCTGAAATCTTTACTGAAGGAATTCACTGATGTTTTCCTAGAAGACCTACTTGAAGGTTTGCCACCAGTAAGAGGTATTGAACACCAGATTGACCTGGTTCCAGGGTCAGTTCTTCCAAACAAAGCTACTTACAGATGTTCACCAACTGAAGCAAAAGAATTGCAAAGACAAGTAGATGAGTTGGTTGCCAAAGGTTATGTGAGAGCCAGTATGAGTCCTTGCTCAGTTCCAGCTCTCCTGGTCCCAAAAAACGATGGTTCGATgagaatgtgtgttgatagtagagccataaataatataactattaagtatagatatcccattcccagattggatgatatgcttgatgagtcggcctttatgaatggttagtaATGTCTTTTGGTTTATCAAATGCTCCCAGTACTTTCATGAGACTGATGAATGAAGTTCTCAGAGCACTTATTGGtcagtttgttgttgtttactttGATGATATTCTGGTATATTCAAAATCTGAAGCTGAACATGTTCATCATCTGAGAAGTATGTTTGATTTACTGAGAAAACACCAATTGCATGGTAAACTGGAGAACTGTGATTTTATGGTAGAAAGTGTAATCTTTCTTGGTTATGTGGTGTTGAAAGAAGTTATCTCCATGGATCCTTCAAAGGTGGAAGCCATCAAATCATGGACAGTTCCTACTACACTCACTGAagtaagaagttttcatggactAGCATCTTTTAATAGAAGGTTTATCAAGAATTTCTCTACAATAGTGGCTCCAATCACTGACTGTCTGAAGAAAGGTGTATTTGATTGGCAAAGCTTAGCCCAGTTAGCATTTGAATCACTGAAGGAAAAGCTCAGCTCAGcccattttgttttattttctgacCACGAAACACTGAAGTTCATTAATGGTCAACACAAGCTTAATGCCAGACATGCAAAATGGGTGGAATTTTTGCAATCTTATtcatttgtttcaaaacataaggCTAGAGTGGCTAATGTTATTGCTGATGCACTCTCCAGACGATACTCATTGTTATCCATTCTGGAAGCAagagttcttggattttctttcaaCAATGAAGCTCACCAGAAAGGACCATTTATTGTTCAAGATGGTTTCTTATTCAAAAATGGTAAATTATGTATTCCAAGGGGTTCTATTCGTGATCTATTGATAAGGGAAGCACATGGAGGAGGTTTGGCTGGCCATTTTGGCATTAACAAGACTGGAGAGATCCTCACTCAACACTTCTATTGGCCAAGCTTACTGAAGGATGTTCAGAATATTATCAGTCGCTGTCCAACTTGTCACCAGGCGAAGGCCACAGTTCCAAATCAACCATGGGAAGATCTTAGCATGGATTTTATTGTTGCACTGCCCAGGACTCAAAGGGGAAAAGATTCAATAATGGTAGTTGTTGACCGTTTTTCGAAAATGGCTCATTTTACTCCTTGCCATACTACAAATGATGCTTCAGCAGTggcaaatttatttttcaaggaAATTGTTCGCTTGCATGGGATTCCAAAGACAATTATGTCAGATAGAGATGTgaaatttttaagttatttcaGGAAGACATTATGGAGATTGATGGGTACCAGGTTAATGTTCAGTACATCTCATCACCCTCAAACTAATGGGCAAACTGAAGTTACAAATAGAACAATTGGTATTTTGTTGAAAACACTGGTGAAGAAGACGTTGAAAGATTGGGATCTGAAGTTACCTCATGCTGAGTTTGCCTTCAATAGAGCTCCTAACTATTCTACCAATAAATCCCCATTTGAAATCTGTTATGGTGTGAATCCACTGACTCCCATTGATTTAATTCCATTTTCGATTGAACCAAAAGCAAGTATTGAAGCTGAGGCCAAAGCcaaagaaatcaagaaaattcaCCAGTAAGTGAATGCCAAAATTGAAAAGACTAATGCTGAATACAAGGCAAGAGCAAACAAGCATAGAAAGCAGTCCAGTTTTGCTCTAGGTGATTTAGTTTGAGTGCATTTGAGAAAAGAAAGGTTTCCATCCAGAAGAAAGAACAAGTTAATGCCCAGAGCTGAAGGACCATTCAAAATTCTGGAGAGATATGGTGAAAATGCTTATAAGGTTGAGTTACCTGGAGATATGGCAATTTCAAGCACATTTAATGTTGGAGATCTGATGCCTTATCTGGAAGATGAGTACCTCGAGGACTTGAGGACAAGTCCTTTTTCAGAAGGGGAGAATGATGCAGAAATGTTCAGACTCGCTGAACTGGCCCTTGTCAGTGAGCTGAGCAAAACAACTGAAGTGACCAAAATTTTTGAGGAAAAAGAAGATTCTGAAATGAAGTTAAATTTTGAGCTGAAGTCCGTTTCTAAGTTGGTGCAGAATTCTGAGGCCTTGATGCCATCTGATCAAGCCATGTTAATTCTGCCAGCGATAGCCCATTTCAGACAAGTGTTCACTGAACAAGCTCAGTCTccagttgtaacacttctccagtggcaAGAAGCTCCAGATACCACCCTCAGAAATCCATCAGAGGAAGTCTCCACTGAAGTGCTCCAATCCACTAAAGCTCTCCAGTGACCAGTTCCAGTCTCCAAATTGATGCTCCAGATATACGTCTCCAG is drawn from Erigeron canadensis isolate Cc75 chromosome 9, C_canadensis_v1, whole genome shotgun sequence and contains these coding sequences:
- the LOC122583275 gene encoding uncharacterized protein LOC122583275 → MAYRRNMTLEEAHNARRDRQIEDLQETLGRVVNSLEDGGLRFNREHVVGERDDESPDPSDSCDSIHRSSSDSDDGSNQCRRRHRRHKDDTKDIKIDPPDFIGSSNPEDYFEWVQVMDRIMEIKEYDDKKSFKVAIIRLKKYASSWYDHMKDERNYKGKSIIKTWSKLKEVMQKRFVPQLYKEDQYLLMNNLKQGTKEVVECIREFQQLKTRTGVKETEEHTIAKFIGGLNATISEKIELQPIWTHEGACKLALQIEKQLKKKIQYKPFTKAQCLNQRALTVKEIESLPDVDTEEGEPVYNDDENEETYVGADIGEMLVVRRVMHVNEVITDVAQRENIFHSRCTVKGKVCDLIIDGGSCANAASTYMVEKLELPTVKHPRPYKLQWLSEGSESVLEKRSSLESPSLLKSLLKEFTDVFLEDLLEGLPPVRGIEHQIDLVPGSVLPNKATYRCSPTEAKELQRQVDELVAKGYVRASMSPCSVPALLVPKNDGSMRITFMRLMNEVLRALIGQFVVVYFDDILVYSKSEAEHVHHLRSMFDLLRKHQLHGKLENCDFMVESVIFLGYVVLKEVISMDPSKVEAIKSWTVPTTLTEVRSFHGLASFNRRFIKNFSTIVAPITDCLKKGVFDWQSLAQLAFESLKEKLSSAHFVLFSDHETLKFINGQHKLNARHAKWVEFLQSYSFVSKHKARVANVIADALSRRYSLLSILEARVLGFSFNNEAHQKGPFIVQDGFLFKNGKLCIPRGSIRDLLIREAHGGGLAGHFGINKTGEILTQHFYWPSLLKDVQNIISRCPTCHQAKATVPNQPWEDLSMDFIVALPRTQRGKDSIMVVVDRFSKMAHFTPCHTTNDASAVANLFFKEIVRLHGIPKTIMSDRDVKFLSYFRKTLWRLMGTRLMFSTSHHPQTNGQTEVTNRTIGILLKTLVKKTLKDWDLKLPHAEFAFNRAPNYSTNKSPFEICYGVNPLTPIDLIPFSIEPKASIEAEAKAKEIKKIHQ